A part of Helicobacter himalayensis genomic DNA contains:
- a CDS encoding phosphatidate cytidylyltransferase, which translates to MQIFLQKLKALFFSSPNKQRYITALLLIAILALVLFLNYKALTWAILGALFILGVKESFGLFKIEGVWHCYAFCALAWVGAYFSAKPLYCGFFVLLLYASYLAYTRKISPKMLLPFIYPTLPFLCIWEVYINLDRLGLISLIMIVALTDTGAYFGGKAFGRTPFCPTSPKKTIEGVIVGVLCGVIAGSVFFVGFFPNFALALVGAFVVSVLAVFGDLFESYLKRTAQIKDSGGILPGHGGILDRVDAILFSAIGMQFVLSFFT; encoded by the coding sequence TTGCAAATATTTTTACAAAAACTTAAAGCACTTTTTTTTAGCTCCCCAAACAAACAGCGCTACATCACCGCGCTTTTACTCATCGCAATTTTAGCGCTTGTATTGTTTTTGAATTACAAAGCACTAACTTGGGCGATTTTGGGCGCACTTTTTATACTTGGAGTGAAAGAATCTTTTGGTCTTTTTAAGATTGAAGGCGTATGGCATTGTTATGCTTTTTGCGCGCTTGCTTGGGTGGGTGCATATTTTAGCGCTAAGCCCCTTTATTGTGGATTTTTTGTCCTCTTGCTCTATGCTTCCTATCTTGCTTATACCAGAAAGATTAGCCCAAAAATGCTTTTACCTTTTATCTATCCAACTTTGCCGTTTTTGTGTATTTGGGAAGTGTATATAAACCTCGATAGATTGGGACTTATAAGTCTCATTATGATAGTCGCGCTCACAGATACAGGCGCATATTTTGGCGGAAAAGCATTTGGTAGGACGCCATTTTGCCCCACTTCGCCTAAGAAAACCATTGAAGGTGTGATTGTAGGCGTGCTTTGTGGCGTGATTGCAGGAAGTGTGTTTTTTGTAGGATTCTTTCCTAATTTTGCCTTAGCACTTGTTGGCGCATTTGTAGTCTCTGTGCTGGCTGTATTTGGCGATTTGTTTGAAAGCTACTTAAAGCGCACAGCTCAAATAAAAGATAGCGGTGGAATTTTACCCGGACACGGGGGCATTTTAGACAGGGTTGACGCGATTTTATTTAGCGCCATTGGCATGCAATTTGTGCTTTCATTTTTTACATAA
- the dxr gene encoding 1-deoxy-D-xylulose-5-phosphate reductoisomerase, protein MILLGSTGSIGVNTIKVTKAFNIPIESLSAGRNITLLNTQMREVLPQKIAIADSKDIPKLDNAFIKKHNISVYCGESGLLEMITDSQSALVVNALVGFAGLAPSLQAKQCGKKLALANKESLVVAGWLLKNHKITPIDSEHFGLWYLAQNTQFSHAQDSVNFQNLQDSKHSQNTQDSKKNQNSQDSHAQNSIKQLLLTASGGALRDMPLEKLANATPQEALKHPNWSMGQKITIDSATMINKLFEVLEARWLFGIECINALIEKNSLIHALIEFVDGSLCAHICQSDMRLPIAYALNPTLACTQNIITPLDLSALTNLCLAPIDTKRYPLWNLKSTLLNAPKLGVALNASNEIAVGAFLSGRIKFGAIEKIILRALEKFESSKNCTLASLDEIKELDSAVRKYSLAYCD, encoded by the coding sequence ATGATTCTCCTAGGCAGCACAGGCTCAATTGGTGTCAATACCATAAAAGTCACAAAAGCTTTCAATATCCCCATAGAATCCTTAAGCGCTGGGCGCAATATCACTTTGCTAAATACCCAAATGCGCGAAGTGTTGCCGCAAAAAATTGCTATTGCAGATTCTAAAGATATTCCAAAACTTGATAACGCGTTTATCAAAAAGCATAATATTAGCGTGTATTGCGGAGAATCTGGGCTTTTAGAAATGATTACAGATTCACAAAGTGCGCTTGTTGTAAATGCGCTCGTTGGCTTTGCTGGGCTTGCCCCGAGCCTGCAAGCAAAGCAATGTGGCAAAAAACTAGCACTTGCAAATAAAGAAAGCTTGGTTGTGGCGGGCTGGCTTTTAAAAAACCACAAAATCACGCCTATTGATAGTGAGCATTTTGGGCTATGGTATTTGGCGCAAAATACGCAATTTTCACACGCACAAGATTCTGTAAATTTTCAGAATCTACAAGATTCTAAACATTCCCAAAACACGCAAGATTCTAAAAAAAATCAGAATTCACAAGATTCCCACGCGCAAAATAGCATAAAACAGCTTTTGCTTACTGCCAGTGGGGGCGCACTACGCGATATGCCATTAGAAAAGCTTGCAAATGCCACGCCACAAGAAGCGCTCAAGCACCCAAATTGGTCAATGGGGCAGAAAATCACCATCGATAGTGCGACAATGATAAACAAACTTTTTGAGGTGCTAGAGGCGCGTTGGCTCTTTGGTATCGAGTGCATTAACGCGTTAATTGAAAAAAACTCGCTAATCCACGCGCTCATAGAGTTTGTCGATGGCTCGCTGTGCGCGCATATTTGTCAGTCCGATATGCGCTTACCTATCGCCTATGCGCTAAATCCAACCCTTGCATGCACGCAAAATATCATCACGCCTCTTGATTTGAGTGCGCTTACTAACCTTTGCCTTGCGCCCATTGACACAAAGCGCTATCCATTATGGAATCTCAAATCCACACTCTTAAATGCGCCAAAACTAGGTGTGGCACTCAACGCAAGTAATGAAATCGCTGTGGGCGCGTTTTTAAGCGGGCGGATTAAATTTGGCGCGATTGAAAAGATTATTTTGCGCGCACTTGAAAAGTTTGAATCAAGCAAAAACTGCACGCTTGCAAGTTTGGACGAAATCAAAGAGCTAGATTCTGCTGTGCGCAAATACAGCCTTGCATATTGTGACTAA
- a CDS encoding valine--tRNA ligase → MQENLPTQTKNTNPNTQKGYNPASIESQIYEIWQERGYFEVDRSKKKNFCIMMPPPNVTGVLHIGHALTLSLQDIIVRYKRMDGYATLYQPGMDHAGIATQNIVEKQLLAKGVNKQDLGREAFLQKVWEWKEESGGKILEQMRKLGISPAWSRLRFTMDKGLQNAVKKAFVHWYNQGLIVQDSYMINWCVHDGALSDIEVEYEENESSLYYLRYFLVENPSEYVVVATTRPETFFGDSAVMVNPQDLRYKHLVGKSVRLPLSEKEIPIIADSCVDMTFGTGCVKVTPAHDMNDYQVGKMHNIPSFVVFDEKGILNALAGEFEGLERLSAREKIIAKLQALNFVEKIESYTNKVGKCYRCGSVIEPYISKQWFVKKEVAANAIKRVNAKEAQFFPPAWLNNYNAWMNELRDWCISRQLWWGHRIPVWYCECGEKIASEVDNPTCPKCSARAQTQDSDVLDTWFSSALWAFSTLGWGNGEFAGDTQDSLYESDDLERFYPNSLLITGFDILFFWVARMLLSGESLLGKLPFKDIYLHALVRDEFGNKMSKSRGNIIDPLEIIKSYGADCLRYCLASLCAQGRDIKLSYTQLDLSKNFANKIYNAAQFLMLYAKQLRPENPTFSELQDFNTPLGCYLRARLNTTITQLRASLETYRFNEATSIIEHFLWNEFCDWGIELAKAQKEAIFELGAIFMQALKLLHPFMPFLSEDLWQMLRGTKLADSTSIMIEPFPQVGQRSEEQARADSLLEAHFARIKDCIVSLRRLKATLELGNATISQVFFKLDVEVDSALLERFVCKLAKVEKISLVDSKPQGCIGDVSEYAQSFVKLEGIDLSAIIMRLNAQDSRLQKEITKLATQLENPNFVKNAPMQVLEQTKAGLKNAQELQQKVQNELKALQV, encoded by the coding sequence GATTTGGCAAGAGCGCGGGTATTTTGAAGTAGATAGAAGCAAGAAGAAAAATTTTTGCATTATGATGCCTCCACCAAATGTCACCGGCGTGCTACATATCGGGCACGCGCTAACCTTGAGCCTGCAAGATATTATCGTGCGCTATAAGCGTATGGACGGCTATGCTACGCTTTATCAGCCCGGAATGGACCACGCTGGGATTGCTACGCAAAACATTGTAGAAAAACAACTTCTTGCAAAGGGTGTGAATAAGCAGGATTTGGGCAGAGAGGCGTTTTTGCAAAAAGTGTGGGAGTGGAAAGAAGAATCTGGTGGGAAAATCTTAGAACAAATGCGTAAGCTTGGCATTTCACCTGCGTGGAGTAGATTGCGCTTTACAATGGATAAAGGCTTGCAAAATGCCGTGAAAAAAGCGTTTGTGCATTGGTACAATCAAGGGCTTATCGTGCAAGATTCTTATATGATAAATTGGTGCGTGCATGATGGTGCGTTGAGCGATATAGAAGTCGAGTATGAGGAGAATGAAAGCAGTTTGTATTACCTGCGCTATTTTTTGGTTGAGAATCCTAGCGAATATGTGGTTGTAGCCACCACGCGTCCGGAAACATTTTTTGGCGATAGTGCAGTGATGGTGAATCCGCAGGATTTGCGTTATAAGCATTTGGTAGGGAAGTCTGTGCGCCTGCCTTTGAGTGAAAAAGAAATCCCTATCATTGCAGATTCTTGTGTGGATATGACGTTTGGGACAGGTTGCGTGAAGGTAACGCCCGCGCACGATATGAACGACTATCAAGTGGGAAAAATGCATAATATTCCTTCATTTGTGGTGTTTGATGAAAAAGGGATTCTAAACGCGCTTGCAGGGGAGTTTGAAGGCTTGGAACGCTTGAGTGCGAGGGAAAAAATTATTGCAAAACTTCAGGCGCTTAACTTTGTAGAAAAAATAGAATCTTACACAAACAAAGTTGGTAAATGTTATCGTTGCGGGAGCGTGATTGAGCCTTATATTTCAAAGCAGTGGTTTGTCAAAAAGGAAGTTGCCGCAAATGCTATCAAGCGCGTGAATGCTAAGGAAGCGCAGTTTTTCCCACCTGCTTGGCTGAATAATTATAATGCGTGGATGAATGAATTGCGCGATTGGTGTATCTCGCGCCAACTTTGGTGGGGACATAGAATCCCGGTGTGGTATTGTGAGTGTGGGGAAAAAATCGCAAGCGAAGTTGATAATCCCACTTGTCCTAAATGTAGTGCCCGCGCTCAAACACAAGATTCTGATGTACTTGATACTTGGTTTAGTTCCGCGCTTTGGGCGTTTAGCACGCTTGGTTGGGGGAATGGAGAGTTTGCAGGTGATACGCAAGATTCTCTATATGAAAGTGATGATTTAGAACGCTTTTATCCAAATTCTTTGCTTATCACCGGCTTTGATATTCTCTTTTTTTGGGTGGCTAGAATGCTCCTTAGTGGGGAATCTTTGCTTGGCAAGCTGCCTTTTAAGGATATTTATTTGCACGCGCTTGTGCGCGATGAGTTTGGCAATAAAATGAGTAAGTCGCGTGGCAATATCATCGACCCGCTTGAAATCATCAAAAGTTATGGCGCGGATTGTTTGCGCTATTGTCTTGCAAGCCTTTGCGCGCAGGGACGCGATATTAAGCTTTCTTACACGCAACTTGATTTGTCAAAAAATTTCGCAAATAAAATCTATAACGCCGCGCAATTTTTGATGTTGTATGCAAAGCAGTTGCGCCCAGAAAATCCTACTTTTTCAGAGTTGCAAGATTTTAACACACCGCTTGGGTGCTATTTGCGCGCGCGCTTAAATACCACAATCACACAATTGCGCGCCTCTCTTGAAACCTATCGTTTTAATGAAGCCACAAGTATTATCGAGCACTTTTTGTGGAATGAATTTTGTGATTGGGGTATTGAGCTTGCAAAGGCGCAAAAAGAGGCGATTTTTGAGCTTGGCGCGATTTTTATGCAGGCTTTGAAACTCTTGCATCCATTTATGCCATTTTTGAGCGAGGATTTGTGGCAAATGCTAAGAGGCACGAAGCTTGCAGATTCTACCTCGATTATGATTGAGCCATTTCCGCAGGTAGGGCAGAGGAGCGAGGAGCAGGCGCGTGCAGATTCTCTTTTGGAGGCACATTTTGCGCGCATTAAAGATTGCATTGTGTCTTTGCGCCGTTTGAAAGCGACCTTAGAGCTTGGGAATGCCACAATCTCGCAGGTATTTTTCAAGCTTGATGTGGAGGTGGATTCTGCACTTTTGGAACGCTTTGTATGCAAGCTTGCAAAGGTTGAAAAAATTAGCCTTGTGGATTCTAAACCACAGGGTTGTATTGGCGATGTGAGCGAGTATGCACAAAGCTTTGTGAAGCTGGAGGGCATCGATTTGAGCGCGATTATTATGCGTCTGAACGCTCAAGATTCTAGATTGCAAAAGGAAATTACGAAGCTTGCAACCCAGCTAGAAAATCCAAACTTTGTAAAAAATGCTCCAATGCAGGTTTTAGAGCAGACAAAAGCTGGACTAAAAAACGCGCAGGAATTGCAACAAAAAGTGCAAAACGAGTTAAAGGCGTTGCAAGTTTAG